CATGGACAAGTGAGTAACGAATGGAGTTCGTGCATGGTAActccatacatacatatgttggTCACTTTCATCCGATTTGTTTACATTGACCAGGCGTTTGGAAAATGGCGGAAAAAGGGCGTTGTTTATGTGCAATACCGTGGAATTGGCCCGTCAACAGACGGTGGCCGTCCAGCGGCTCACAAACTTGACGGTCGGCTTTTATGTGGGAGAGCAGGGAGTGGACGATTGGACGCGCGGCCAATGGAGTGATGAAATTCAAGACCACCAAGTGAGTATAGCGGAGTCTAGGATGGCGGATGCATGACGTGTCACTTATGGTCACGTTcgaaatacacacacatatgtatgtacatgcatatgtatgtgcatcaCTTGAGTTGAAACATTTAGGATCAGCATTTTATAGTCACGTATGATCGGGTTTCGCAAGTCGTCATGTTCATTTCGTTAATATTTCCTAAGAGTTCTCTTAATCAAATATGATGGGTTAATTCGTGTTCCAGGCTTCGGTGCACTTCGATGAATATTTAtagttaatattaatacaattCTTCCACAATTAAACCAACATTGGCTATTTTTGGTTCTAAACTGATTTACCATGCATATGCAATCTCTCAACAGGTTCTTGTCGGCACGGCCCAGGTGTTTTTGGACATGTTCACCCAGAAACACATGACTCTAAGCTCCGTGAGCGTCGTGATTATGGACGAGTGCCACCATGGCACTGGTCACCACCCGTATCATGAGTTTATGCGATTGTTCCTCTGCGCTGAGAAAAATATAAACCTGCCGCGCGTGGTGGGCCTCACCGGGGTGCTAATCAAGGGAAATGAGATTAAGCAAGTGGTCAAGAAGCTCAAGGAGCTGGAGATTACTTATCGGGGAAATATCATTACCGTGTCCGACACGGAGGAGATGGAAAACGTGATGCTGTAAGAGAAGCATACATATTATCTTTGGTTTTTCAACAAGTGGGTATTCTTTTTAGCTACTCCACGAAGCCCAAGGAGTATCTGATTACGTATCCAAGTCAAGAGCGAGTGTTTATGGTTACGCAGTCAATACAATCACAAATTCAACAGTTCTTTGTGACCTTAGACCTCATGGATATTGGCGTTCAGCCGGTGCGAAGGTCAAAGTCGTTACAATGCCAGCGAGATCCGCAGAAGAAGAGCTCGGTAAAACAGCTGTTCAATGACTTTCTGTTCCAGCTGCAAGAGTATGGCATCTATGCAGCATCCATTGCCATCATCTCGCTGATTGTCGAGTTCGATTTGAAGAGGCGACAGGCGGAGACGCTAAGCCTGAAGCTGATGCACAGGACAGCCATGTCCTTGTGCGAAAAAATCCGTCACTTGCTGGTGCAAAAACTGCGAGACATGACGGATGAAGACGACGATCCTGATGACAAGGTGAACACTGAGGAGGTCATTCTTTCCTTCTCCACCCCGAAGGTGCAGCGATTCCTCCAGTATCTAAAGACCACCTTTGCCAATAAGGATCCCAAAGATATCTGCTGTTTGGTCTTTGTTGAACGCCGCTACACCTGCAAGTGCATTTATGGCTTGCTGCTCAACTTCATTGATTCTACGCCTGAGCTGCGAAACGTGCTCACTCCCCAATTTATGGTTGGCCGCAACACTATTTCCCAAGACTTTGAGAGCGTCATTGAAAGAAAGCATCAAAAATCGGTAGGTGGCAGTAGTTTTGAAACGTACTTGCtgaatatgtttttaaaaagatGTTCTGACCTTCTCGCAGGCCATTCAGCAGTTCCGGGATGGTAATGCCAATCTGATGATATGTTCAAGCGTCCTAGAAGAAGGCATCGATGTGCAGGCCTGCAATTATGTCTTGATTCTTGATCCGCTTAAGACCTTTAACATGTACGTGCAAACAAAGGGTCGGGCTCGTTCCAATAATGCCAGTTTCGTGTTGTTCTCCTCTGAGCTGGACAGGGGAAAGATATCCCAGCAAATCGCTCAATATCGGACAGCGCACGCTGAGATTGCCGAATATTTAAAGCTCAGAGTACTGGAACGAACTGAGCCAGAAATGTACGAGGTTAAACAGCACTTTCAAGACGTTATTCAGCCTTTTATCAATGAGCACGGTGCCGTGTTGCTACCCAGCTCTGCCCTGATCCTATTGCATCGCTACTGCCAGTCAATGCCCACGGATGCTTTTGGATTTGTGATCCCCTGGATCAATTCATTGCAAGAAGATACACGTAAAATACTATTCGGTGACTGTGCCAGGTCAAAGGAAGTGGTTTCAATCAAACTGCCACTAAATTCCAAGCTAAAGGACACAATTTATGTAAGCTAAATCAGATTGGAAATGATAAAATCAAATAgctttaattgctttaattttttgtttagagCGATCCCATGGACAACGTTAAAGCTGCCAAAATATCAGCTGCCTTTAAGACGTGTAAGCTACTCTACCAGTTGGGAGAGTTAAACGAGAGATTCCTGCCCATAACATTGAAGGAGCGCGTAGCTGCTATTGCTGACGTGCATTTTGAGCACTGGAAGAAGTATGGCGATGATGGTGGGTTCCCGATAACTCACATAACATCCGTTTACTTATCTTAATATTTAACCCACAGTGACTGCGATAGTGCGCAAGAACGCCCCGAAAGTGGTCCGTAACTACAAGACCGACTGTCCGGCGGAGTTTTACGACGCACGTCCGCGGGTTGGTGAGCTCTGTTTTGCTTACGAGATATTTTTGGAGCCGCAGTTCGAATCGTGTGACTACACGGAGCACATGTATGTAAACCTCCGGACACCGAGAAACTATGCTATATTGATGCGGAACAAGCTACCCCGCCTTGCAGAGATGCCCCTGTTTAGCAATCAGGGTAAACTGCACGTTCGAGTGGCCAATGAACCACTTAAAGTAGTTATCCAAAACTCcgagcagctggagctgctccATCAGTTTCACGGAATGGTGTTCCGCGATCTCTTGAAGATCTGGCAGCCGTTCTTTGTGCTGGATCGTCGCAGCAAGGAGAACTCCTACCTGGTAGTCCCTCTCATACTGGGTGCGGATCAGCAGAAATGCATTGACTGGCCACTGGTGACTAAGTTTCAGAGACTGCCACAAGCCGAAAATTCCAGTGTACATCAACGGAAGCAACAAACTGCTCCCCGTCCAGAAGACTTTGAGGGCAAAATTGTGAGTCAATGGTACGCTAACTTTGAGCATAAACGCATGCTGGTCACAAAGGTACACCGCGAACTAACACCGTTAAGCTTGATGGAAAAGAACCACCAAGACAAGACCTACTACGAGTTTACCATGTCAAAGTACGGCAACCACATTGGTGATGTGGTGCACAAGGATAAGTTTATGATCGAGGTCAGAGAACTTACCGATCAGCTCAATTTCTACGTTCAAAATCGTGGAAAATCGTCCGCGCAGAGCAAGGCTAGAGCCAAAATTATTCTGATTCCGGAGCTATGCTTCAACTATGAATTTCCTGGCGATTTATGGCTTAAGCTGATCTTCCTACCCAGCATTTTGCGCCGCATGCACTTCCTTCTCCACGCGGAGGGCTTACGTAAGCGATTTAATACGTATTTAAACCTCCATCTGCTGCCGTTTAATGGAACAGATTACATGCCCAAACCACTAGAAATCGATTTTTCGCTGAAGCGGAATGTCGACCCCATGGGCAATGTC
This sequence is a window from Drosophila teissieri strain GT53w chromosome 2R, Prin_Dtei_1.1, whole genome shotgun sequence. Protein-coding genes within it:
- the LOC122615305 gene encoding endoribonuclease Dicer; protein product: MSGDMEEVVLKPRSYQLRLVDHLTKHNGIVYLPTGSGKTFVALLTLKRFSQDMDKRLENGGKRALFMCNTVELARQQTVAVQRLTNLTVGFYVGEQGVDDWTRGQWSDEIQDHQVLVGTAQVFLDMFTQKHMTLSSVSVVIMDECHHGTGHHPYHEFMRLFLCAEKNINLPRVVGLTGVLIKGNEIKQVVKKLKELEITYRGNIITVSDTEEMENVMLYSTKPKEYLITYPSQERVFMVTQSIQSQIQQFFVTLDLMDIGVQPVRRSKSLQCQRDPQKKSSVKQLFNDFLFQLQEYGIYAASIAIISLIVEFDLKRRQAETLSLKLMHRTAMSLCEKIRHLLVQKLRDMTDEDDDPDDKVNTEEVILSFSTPKVQRFLQYLKTTFANKDPKDICCLVFVERRYTCKCIYGLLLNFIDSTPELRNVLTPQFMVGRNTISQDFESVIERKHQKSAIQQFRDGNANLMICSSVLEEGIDVQACNYVLILDPLKTFNMYVQTKGRARSNNASFVLFSSELDRGKISQQIAQYRTAHAEIAEYLKLRVLERTEPEMYEVKQHFQDVIQPFINEHGAVLLPSSALILLHRYCQSMPTDAFGFVIPWINSLQEDTRKILFGDCARSKEVVSIKLPLNSKLKDTIYSDPMDNVKAAKISAAFKTCKLLYQLGELNERFLPITLKERVAAIADVHFEHWKKYGDDVTAIVRKNAPKVVRNYKTDCPAEFYDARPRVGELCFAYEIFLEPQFESCDYTEHMYVNLRTPRNYAILMRNKLPRLAEMPLFSNQGKLHVRVANEPLKVVIQNSEQLELLHQFHGMVFRDLLKIWQPFFVLDRRSKENSYLVVPLILGADQQKCIDWPLVTKFQRLPQAENSSVHQRKQQTAPRPEDFEGKIVSQWYANFEHKRMLVTKVHRELTPLSLMEKNHQDKTYYEFTMSKYGNHIGDVVHKDKFMIEVRELTDQLNFYVQNRGKSSAQSKARAKIILIPELCFNYEFPGDLWLKLIFLPSILRRMHFLLHAEGLRKRFNTYLNLHLLPFNGTDYMPKPLEIDFSLKRNVDPMGNVIPTEDVEEPKSLLEPMPTKSLEMSMGSLEITELENSWQTYMEPVDLSRKLLSAYPVELDYYYKFTMGQVAKLEKMEFEDREYWTETQFKMPKGNIYGNGTPTKFNTNLAALMPSTPTVQGAVKPLAILQKTVSGKHITPAEQCEFLAAITSSSTADVFDMERLEILGDSFLKLSATLYLANKYSDWNEGTLTQVKSKLVSNRNLLYCLSDTDIPKKISTILFTPRYTWLPPSISLPHNVLALWREKPELASMVGPHNLRDLALGEEESLVRGYCSDINYNSFVEGCRANAQSHHAGADFSAEVNFCVGLVTIADKVIADTLEALLGVIVKNYGLQHAFRMLEYFKICRADIGKPLTQLLDLELGGSKMRANVNTTEIDGFLINHHHLENNLGYTFKDRGYLLQALTHPSFPTNRITGCYQELEFIGDAILDFLISAYIFENNTKMNPGALTDLRSALVNNTTLACICVRHRLHFFILAENAKLAESIAKFVQFQESQRHRVTNHVRILLEEADVQPTTLDLDDDLDMTDLKNALKSISHEEEQNDPAKGDFNMSTNVDVPKALGDVLEALIAAIYLDCRDLQRTWEVIFNLFKPELQEFTRNVPINAIRQLTEHKHANPVFSSPIIDQDKVMVSCQFTCMEKSIKVYGFGSNKDQAKLAAAKHALQKLSKCDA